In a genomic window of Chrysemys picta bellii isolate R12L10 chromosome 1, ASM1138683v2, whole genome shotgun sequence:
- the LOC135983759 gene encoding claw keratin-like yields MTFSSLCYPECGVARPCPVTGTCNEPCVRQCQDSEVVIRPSPVVVTLPGPIMSNFPQHSGVGAVGAPVVGPGFGGSFGLGGFGYGGLYGGLYGLGGYGGYGGHYGYGGLGGYGGLGGYLGGYGYGGLCGSGVSCHRYLSGNCGPC; encoded by the coding sequence atgactttctccagcctgtgctatccagaatgcggggtggcTCGGCCCTGTCCAGTCACTGGCACATGCAACGAGCCGTGCGTTAGGCAGTGCCAGGACTCCGAAGTGGTGATCAGACCCTCACCGGTTGTCGTAACCCTCCCAGGACCAATTATGAGCAATTTCCCTCAGCACAGTGGAGTGGGAGCTGTAGGAGCACCTGTGGTCGGACCCGGTTTCGGGGGCTCATTCGGTCTTGGGGGATTCGGCTATGGAGGTCTTTACGGAGGATTGTACGGTTTAGGGGGATACGGTGGTTACGGCGGCCAttatggttatgggggattaggtggttatgggggattaggtgGTTACCTGGGCGGttatggttatgggggattgTGTGGTTCCGGGGTATCTTGCCATAGGTACCTCAGTGGAAACTGTGGGCCATGTTAA